In a single window of the Dreissena polymorpha isolate Duluth1 chromosome 3, UMN_Dpol_1.0, whole genome shotgun sequence genome:
- the LOC127874609 gene encoding uncharacterized protein LOC127874609, producing the protein MDNGYFQMYEYQVPAWAQHLNHIPSHIVKLTTLNTPIHRWSLPGVPEGFQVFIKRDDLTGTELSGNKVRILQILFAEALKQGARHVVTGGGPQSGHCRAVALTCRQLGLTPHVVVDGVSKKEELGAKGNTLLYRMAGSDLYLSPSCSYGAFKQRVCSMAGYISAKYQEPCYCIPVGGATASGMFAFISLFQELIDQGLYENFDDIVVTIATGGTAAGIAVGNYLTGSKLRIHAVSIAMTKEKLTPFVDRMLSDIGLSVGTDDIMDIVEGYIGEGYGTASDELLETITNVSASTGILLDPYYTGKGAQGLLEELKKNPTRFQGKRILFIHTGGIFGLFNGEMDRVVNLPGNHANNINEWPERDIPLVQ; encoded by the exons ATGGATAACGGGTATTTTCAAATGTACGAGTACCAGGTGCCGGCGTGGGCACAGCACTTGAACCACATACCGTCGCATATTGTAAAG TTGACAACACTGAACACCCCGATACATCGCTGGAGCCTGCCTGGAGTACCGGAAGGCTTCCAAGTGTTCATCAAACGCGATGATCTGACTGGCACAGAACTATCTGGAAACAAG GTCCGCATTCTACAGATTCTGTTCGCCGAGGCCCTGAAGCAAGGAGCTCGTCACGTGGTGACTGGGGGCGGTCCGCAGTCGGGTCACTGCCGGGCAGTGGCTCTCACTTGCCGCCAGCTGGGGCTGACGCCCCACGTTGTTGTGGATGGGGTTTCAAAG AAAGAAGAACTCGGTGCTAAAGGCAACACCCTGCTGTATCGGATGGCAGGAAGTGATTTGTACCTGTCACCCTCGTGCTCGTACGGGGCGTTCAAACAGAGAGTGTGCAGCATGGCAGGGTATATCAG CGCCAAGTACCAGGAGCCGTGTTATTGTATCCCGGTTGGGGGAGCCACGGCCTCGGGAATGTTCGCGTTCATCTCGCTCTTCCAGGAGCTCATTGACCAG GGACTTTATGAGAACTTTGATGACATTGTCGTGACTATAGCGACAGGCGGCACAGCAGCCGGCATTGCGGTCGGTAATTATCTGACCGGATCCAAACTGAG aaTTCACGCAGTTTCTATCGCCATGACTAAGGAGAAACTGACACCGTTTGTCGACCGGATGTTGTCGGACATAGGGCTCTCCGTGGGAACCGACGACATCATGGACATCGTGGAGGGCTACATCGGAGAGGGGTACGGGACCGCTTCGGACGAGCTTCTAG AGACTATCACTAACGTTAGCGCTAGTACAGGCATACTTCTGGATCCTTATTACACTGGAAAGGGCGCGCAGGGGTTGCTTGAGGAGCTCAAGAAAAATCCCACAAGATTTCAAGGAAAAAGAATCCTATTCATACACACCG GTGGTATATTCGGGTTATTCAACGGTGAGATGGACCGCGTCGTGAACCTTCCGGGTAACCATGCCAACAACATCAATGAGTGGCCAGAGAGAGACATTCCTCTagttcaatga